Proteins encoded within one genomic window of Miscanthus floridulus cultivar M001 unplaced genomic scaffold, ASM1932011v1 os_1566_1_2, whole genome shotgun sequence:
- the LOC136534142 gene encoding 60 kDa jasmonate-induced protein-like codes for MERPSLSMAIFLVVLILALALLPSNNIDQAQAAAAKAKRGGTPELIPINLVGRDGDKITLALQPRDLSLAGFANGSHHWYAFPGYEHVIRNGTTLPFGNSYRDLIGGLANLPSLPLGREPALRAIGAISACDDPASADDDTLGALKRGLATLTVTRCEALRLAPVWETVSESVIRAHKTGQWNGPFTELLRKNASIHSKEEALAVVSVVPIPPWLRFSWRTLAVPDQLSLTDL; via the exons ATGGAGCGTCCTTCTCTTTCCATGGCGATATTCCTTGTCGTCCTcatccttgctcttgctctgctgccCAGCAACAACATCGACCAGGCACAGGCTGCAGCTGCAAAAGCGAAACGCGGCGGCACGCCGGAGCTGATCCCCATCAACCTCGTGGGCCGCGACGGCGACAAGATCACCCTGGCCCTGCAGCCCCGCGACCTCTCCCTCGCCGGCTTCGCCAACGGGAGCCACCACTGGTACGCCTTCCCGGGGTACGAGCACGTGATCCGCAACGGCACGACGCTCCCGTTCGGCAACAGCTACCGCGACCTCATCGGCGGGCTGGCGAACCTGCCGAGCCTGCCGCTGGGGCGGGAGCCCGCGCTGCGCGCCATCGGCGCCATCTCCGCGTGCGACGACCCGGCGAGCGCGGACGACGACACGCTGGGCGCGCTCAAGCGCGGGCTGGCCACGCTCACGGTGACCAGGTGCGAGGCGCTGCGGCTGGCGCCCGTCTGGGAGACGGTCTCCGAATCG GTCATCCGCGCACACAAGACGGGCCAGTGGAACGGGCCGTTCACGGAGCTGCTCAGGAAGAACGCCAGCATCCACAGCAAGGAGGAGGCGCTCGCCGTGGTCAGTGTGGTTCCTATCCCACCTTGGCTCAGATTCTCTTGGCGCACGCTCGCGGTGCCTGACCAGCTGAGCCTGACTGACCTATGA